In the Methylomonas rhizoryzae genome, one interval contains:
- a CDS encoding phage baseplate assembly protein V yields MNSHTLGNLHSLQLGQVTDNADPDSRGRVKVRLFATAMELWASVVVPSAGQGYGVSCIPKLDEIVVLGFISPELPLVLGSLWAGSSSAPEDADPVQDHYVLRTPEQTVLDFDDANGPKLELKTRSGYKISIDESGGGEISIERADQSVTLSSSGIAVRSSGSVTVDASSVTINASTVTVNASTASFSGIVQANTVITSSVVSASYTPGAGNIW; encoded by the coding sequence GTGAACAGCCATACCTTGGGTAATCTACACAGTTTGCAGCTCGGCCAGGTTACCGACAACGCCGACCCGGACAGCCGCGGCCGAGTCAAAGTCCGCCTGTTCGCGACGGCGATGGAATTGTGGGCCAGCGTGGTGGTGCCGTCCGCCGGGCAGGGCTATGGCGTCAGCTGTATCCCTAAACTGGATGAAATCGTGGTGCTGGGTTTTATCAGCCCGGAACTGCCGCTGGTACTGGGTTCGTTGTGGGCCGGCAGTTCCAGCGCACCGGAAGACGCCGATCCGGTGCAAGACCATTATGTACTGCGTACCCCGGAACAAACCGTGCTGGATTTCGACGACGCCAACGGCCCGAAACTGGAGCTGAAAACCCGTTCCGGTTACAAGATTTCCATAGACGAATCCGGCGGCGGCGAAATCAGCATAGAACGCGCCGACCAAAGCGTCACCCTGAGCAGCAGCGGCATTGCGGTACGCAGCAGCGGCAGCGTCACGGTAGACGCCAGCAGCGTTACCATCAATGCCAGCACGGTCACGGTCAACGCCAGCACGGCCAGTTTCAGCGGCATTGTCCAGGCCAATACCGTGATCACCTCGTCGGTGGTTAGCGCTTCATACACGCCGGGCGCCGGCAATATTTGGTAA
- a CDS encoding GPW/gp25 family protein: MALPIPSIISWPLGGLDADGRLEWSRDDASVREAMLNILLTRPGERLQRPTFGGGLLNFVHQPNNETTRHLIAQVVRKSLQQWEPRVVVDEVLVQASPASVADVHINIRYKLRHSQRPAEFGFTLNLSVPA, encoded by the coding sequence ATGGCACTGCCGATTCCCAGCATCATCAGCTGGCCGCTAGGCGGCTTGGACGCCGACGGTCGTCTGGAGTGGAGCCGAGACGACGCCAGCGTGCGCGAAGCCATGCTGAACATTTTATTGACGCGGCCCGGCGAACGCTTGCAGCGGCCGACGTTCGGCGGCGGTTTGCTGAATTTCGTGCACCAGCCGAACAACGAGACCACTCGCCATTTGATCGCACAAGTGGTGCGCAAATCGCTGCAGCAATGGGAACCACGGGTCGTGGTCGACGAAGTGCTGGTGCAGGCCAGCCCGGCCAGCGTGGCCGACGTACACATCAACATCCGCTACAAGCTGCGCCACAGCCAGCGCCCGGCGGAATTCGGCTTCACGCTCAATTTGAGCGTGCCGGCTTGA
- a CDS encoding putative baseplate assembly protein produces the protein MPLPVPNLDDRRFDDLVAEAKARLANHLPELTQISPGDPLNSFIDLFAWLTETILYRANLIPERQRRVLLNLLQIPERPARPAKGIVSVDAGPTSVLAGPLLADGSQLRAGKQVLTAVGELQPTCLSLQVLIKRQLQATELAALGLTLQDLQQQYGLRADQIPQPFQPRRLVPGKDSLDLSSSLDRSFYLACIAPRQLAEQMPALRDQLAGLIFNVGIAPADALEGDSINELNPRKLVWELMTVLDERTSFIELDVLADSSRGARQAGVVRLRLPKNAGLLQAFAPADPMQSGLGELPPEPADQVAAERVAFWLRVRSPDYPNLQLAYLGINAVDVLAQGLKQDLLVGIGSGQPDQVVALPDKDVDAATLQLDVEENGSWVRWQRVDFLAGQAADAKVYRLNPQAGYVYFGDGSTGLRPPAGARIRAAAYLYGGGSAGNLPAGSIKELVNGSSAYKVRHDWPLSGGLDAETVDQAEKRIPQFLTHRNRAVTARDFKIIAEANPVNPVARAEVLPGFLPGASIRSARDGVPGAISVFVLPPGQPAIGHTPKPNQGLLKDVFAYLLQRVLVGTELYVLSPEFVPVAISVRIDVLDPETEQQTLRDVRLALIDYLWPLPPGGPRGGGWPFYPQENDVRQADLLPQVARVAGVQAIHAVALFQKNSNGWRRLNANQAVELAKYQLPELMGVRVETGPGTPGLPEGIGPLEGQSPATGLGVAVPVIPDIC, from the coding sequence ATGCCACTACCGGTACCGAATTTAGACGACAGGCGCTTCGACGATCTGGTCGCGGAAGCCAAAGCCCGGCTGGCCAACCATTTGCCGGAACTCACCCAAATTTCCCCCGGCGACCCGCTCAACAGTTTCATCGATTTATTCGCCTGGCTGACCGAAACCATCTTGTATCGAGCCAATTTGATCCCGGAGCGCCAGCGTCGGGTGCTGTTGAATTTGTTGCAGATTCCGGAGCGGCCGGCCCGGCCGGCCAAGGGTATCGTCAGCGTGGACGCCGGCCCGACCAGCGTACTGGCGGGGCCTTTGCTGGCGGACGGCAGCCAGCTCAGGGCCGGCAAGCAGGTGCTGACCGCAGTGGGCGAATTGCAGCCGACCTGTTTGAGTTTGCAAGTGTTGATCAAACGGCAGCTGCAAGCCACCGAATTGGCTGCCCTGGGTTTGACCTTGCAGGATTTGCAACAGCAATACGGCTTGCGCGCCGATCAGATTCCGCAGCCGTTCCAGCCGCGCCGCTTGGTGCCGGGCAAAGACAGTCTGGACTTGAGTTCCAGTCTGGATCGAAGCTTTTATCTAGCCTGCATCGCGCCCCGGCAGCTTGCCGAGCAAATGCCGGCCTTGCGCGATCAGTTGGCCGGGCTGATTTTCAATGTCGGCATAGCTCCGGCCGACGCGCTGGAAGGCGATAGCATTAACGAGCTGAATCCGCGCAAATTGGTTTGGGAGTTGATGACGGTGCTGGACGAACGCACCAGCTTCATCGAACTGGACGTGTTGGCCGACAGTTCCCGCGGTGCCCGGCAAGCCGGCGTGGTCAGGCTGCGCTTGCCGAAAAATGCGGGCTTGTTGCAGGCTTTTGCGCCAGCCGATCCCATGCAAAGCGGGTTGGGCGAATTGCCGCCGGAACCGGCCGACCAGGTGGCCGCCGAGCGGGTGGCATTCTGGTTGCGCGTGCGCAGTCCGGACTATCCGAATTTACAGCTGGCTTATCTGGGCATCAACGCGGTGGACGTATTGGCTCAAGGTCTAAAACAAGACCTGTTGGTCGGCATCGGCAGCGGCCAACCGGATCAGGTCGTCGCGCTGCCAGATAAAGACGTGGATGCGGCGACCTTGCAACTGGACGTGGAAGAAAACGGTAGCTGGGTGCGTTGGCAGCGGGTGGATTTTCTGGCCGGTCAGGCCGCCGACGCCAAGGTCTACCGCTTGAACCCGCAAGCCGGTTACGTATATTTCGGCGACGGCAGCACCGGGTTGAGGCCGCCGGCCGGCGCTAGAATCCGCGCCGCGGCGTATTTGTACGGCGGCGGCAGCGCCGGTAACCTGCCGGCCGGTTCCATCAAGGAACTGGTCAACGGCAGTTCGGCCTACAAGGTGCGGCACGATTGGCCGTTGAGCGGTGGTCTGGACGCCGAAACCGTGGATCAGGCCGAAAAGCGCATTCCGCAATTTCTCACCCACCGCAACCGGGCGGTGACGGCCCGCGATTTCAAAATCATCGCCGAAGCCAATCCGGTCAATCCGGTGGCTAGGGCCGAAGTGTTGCCCGGCTTTTTGCCCGGCGCTTCCATCCGAAGCGCCCGCGACGGGGTGCCGGGCGCGATCAGCGTATTCGTGCTGCCGCCCGGCCAACCGGCAATCGGACATACGCCCAAACCGAATCAAGGCTTGTTGAAAGACGTGTTTGCCTACTTGTTGCAAAGAGTGCTGGTCGGTACCGAACTGTACGTGTTGAGCCCGGAATTCGTACCGGTGGCGATCAGCGTGCGTATAGACGTACTGGACCCGGAAACGGAACAACAAACCCTGCGCGACGTGCGGCTGGCCTTGATCGATTATTTGTGGCCGTTGCCGCCCGGCGGGCCGCGCGGCGGCGGCTGGCCGTTTTATCCGCAGGAAAACGATGTGCGCCAGGCCGATTTGTTGCCGCAGGTGGCGCGCGTGGCCGGGGTTCAGGCCATACACGCGGTGGCTTTGTTTCAGAAAAACAGCAACGGCTGGCGACGTTTGAACGCCAACCAGGCGGTCGAACTGGCCAAATACCAATTGCCGGAGCTGATGGGCGTACGGGTGGAAACCGGCCCGGGCACGCCCGGTTTGCCGGAAGGCATAGGTCCGCTGGAAGGCCAGTCGCCCGCTACCGGCCTGGGCGTGGCGGTACCGGTGATCCCGGATATTTGTTGA
- a CDS encoding phage tail protein I gives MDVNNTPYFLLRGAADFEQDSLELAWNPKAHALTLAQNQALRLPVSDPAAALLAWQNAEAMAVDSFGQIGRLSADRSRVQFDSGRGFLSLQDGDLRDVAAPVGGFTDLAFAAVSVQPVSGYGQPAGDGRLALPFSNGTDSHGLLLFHLARRWQTACTWSSLPGEDGTEQLPLRACIDAENRIWLISASRLMLCAGEPLPLPYSPQAVRFEPLQTNPHPLQRLWQQNLPAGWQALAICCDLQQLYVLCHDGAGSQSVLARALAERGDAPFSVYACPAELPFAVDLALAGDSSLPVADGVRLAALAPQAAGDPDFVQRDCPVLSLHWDSQAETGSARLVRERFPMLSQRFARFVASADGQLRYQARSDASNPASPPLARELHALRRPQYFGEGSAVIGPSLDQQRLFDSLQVDTHWHRLYLDACIPSGCAIGIEVRAFADGDGPRPAFIEQAAPVLNPMSSELPFGTGLADAQAGGGLYEILLQRRDGPVRQLRGRYLEIRVSLRGDGRSSPAVHALRLYYPRFCYQENYLPEYLRQEWAPDANQGLGPANGADLRERLLAAFEGVLTPLEGRIAAAEQLVHPDAAPAEHLPWLAEALGGQWPAHWPESRQRRWLGDLTLVQQYKGTLAAVNLALDIASDGGVQRGEIVVMENFRLRRTMATILGIDMDDAEHPLTLGTGMSGNSIVGDSLILSELDAKEFIALFAPELASAEEAAAVKAFFEQYAHQLSVLLHGRAVKLRSNVEAVLAEQLPGHLQYKIIETERPFVLGISPLLGVDTFVETAQPAKRVTLDDTYLGREGVLKNPAAFSPEDINATAH, from the coding sequence ATGGACGTCAACAATACCCCATATTTTCTGTTGCGCGGCGCCGCCGACTTCGAGCAAGACAGCCTGGAACTGGCGTGGAATCCCAAAGCCCACGCGTTGACCTTGGCGCAAAACCAAGCTCTGCGTTTGCCGGTCTCCGACCCCGCCGCCGCGTTGCTCGCCTGGCAGAACGCCGAAGCGATGGCCGTGGACAGCTTCGGACAAATCGGCCGTTTGAGCGCGGACCGTAGCCGGGTGCAATTCGACAGCGGCCGCGGTTTTTTGAGTTTGCAAGACGGTGATTTGCGCGACGTGGCGGCCCCGGTCGGCGGTTTTACCGACCTGGCGTTCGCCGCGGTGTCCGTTCAGCCCGTTAGCGGTTACGGCCAGCCGGCCGGCGATGGACGATTGGCCTTACCGTTCAGCAACGGCACGGATAGTCATGGCTTGTTGCTGTTTCATTTGGCCAGACGCTGGCAAACGGCTTGTACCTGGAGCAGCCTGCCGGGCGAGGACGGCACCGAGCAACTGCCGCTTAGGGCTTGCATAGACGCGGAAAACCGGATATGGCTGATTTCCGCCAGCCGCTTGATGCTGTGTGCCGGCGAGCCCCTGCCATTACCTTACAGCCCGCAAGCCGTGCGTTTCGAACCCTTGCAAACCAACCCGCATCCGCTGCAGCGTTTGTGGCAGCAAAACCTGCCGGCCGGCTGGCAGGCCTTGGCAATCTGCTGCGATTTACAACAGCTCTATGTGCTGTGCCACGACGGCGCCGGTAGCCAAAGCGTGTTGGCCCGGGCGCTGGCCGAACGCGGCGACGCGCCGTTTTCCGTCTATGCCTGCCCGGCAGAACTGCCGTTCGCGGTGGATTTGGCTTTGGCCGGCGATTCCAGCCTGCCGGTCGCTGACGGCGTGCGCTTGGCGGCCTTGGCGCCGCAAGCGGCCGGGGATCCCGATTTCGTTCAGCGCGATTGTCCGGTGTTGAGTCTGCATTGGGACAGTCAAGCCGAAACCGGTAGCGCCCGTCTGGTACGGGAGCGCTTTCCGATGTTGTCGCAACGGTTCGCCCGGTTCGTGGCCAGCGCCGACGGACAGTTGCGTTATCAAGCCCGAAGCGATGCCAGCAACCCGGCTAGCCCGCCCTTGGCGCGCGAACTGCATGCCTTGCGCAGACCGCAATATTTTGGCGAAGGCAGCGCGGTGATCGGCCCGTCGCTTGACCAGCAGCGTCTGTTTGACTCGTTGCAAGTCGACACTCACTGGCACCGTTTATATTTGGATGCCTGCATCCCGTCCGGTTGCGCGATAGGCATCGAAGTGCGCGCATTCGCCGACGGCGACGGACCGCGTCCGGCTTTCATCGAGCAAGCCGCGCCGGTATTGAATCCCATGTCATCCGAATTGCCGTTCGGGACAGGTTTGGCCGATGCACAGGCCGGTGGCGGCTTATACGAAATTTTGCTGCAGCGGCGGGATGGCCCGGTACGGCAGCTGCGTGGCCGTTATCTGGAAATCCGGGTCAGCTTGCGCGGCGACGGCCGCAGCTCGCCGGCCGTGCATGCGCTTAGGCTTTATTACCCGCGCTTTTGCTACCAGGAAAACTACCTACCGGAATATCTGCGCCAAGAATGGGCGCCGGACGCCAACCAAGGCCTGGGGCCGGCCAACGGTGCGGATTTGCGCGAACGCTTGCTGGCGGCTTTCGAAGGCGTGCTAACCCCGCTGGAAGGCCGCATCGCCGCGGCCGAACAGCTGGTCCATCCGGACGCCGCGCCGGCCGAACATCTACCCTGGTTGGCGGAAGCCCTGGGCGGGCAATGGCCGGCCCATTGGCCGGAAAGCCGTCAGCGTCGCTGGCTGGGCGATTTGACCTTGGTGCAGCAGTACAAAGGCACGTTGGCGGCCGTCAATCTAGCCTTGGATATTGCCAGCGACGGCGGGGTGCAGCGCGGTGAAATCGTGGTAATGGAAAACTTCCGGCTGCGCCGCACCATGGCGACCATTTTAGGCATCGATATGGATGACGCCGAACATCCCTTGACCTTGGGTACCGGGATGAGCGGCAACAGCATCGTCGGCGACAGTTTGATATTGTCCGAGCTGGACGCCAAAGAATTCATCGCTTTGTTCGCGCCGGAACTGGCCAGCGCCGAGGAAGCCGCCGCGGTCAAGGCCTTCTTCGAGCAATACGCCCATCAGCTCAGCGTGTTGCTGCACGGCCGGGCGGTCAAGCTGCGCAGCAATGTGGAGGCGGTGCTGGCCGAACAGTTGCCGGGACATTTGCAATACAAAATCATAGAAACCGAACGGCCGTTCGTGTTGGGTATCTCGCCGCTGCTGGGCGTGGATACCTTCGTCGAAACCGCCCAGCCGGCCAAACGGGTGACCTTGGACGACACTTATCTCGGCCGGGAGGGTGTGTTGAAAAACCCGGCGGCGTTTTCTCCGGAGGACATCAATGCGACGGCACACTAA